In the genome of Streptomyces sp. SAI-127, the window CCGGACTCACGGATGACGTCGAGGGTCCTTTTCGTGCCCGCGGCCTTGTCGCGGTGCGGGGTGTGCACGAGGGCGGGCAGACCGTGGTCCAGGGCGAGTCGGAGCTGGCGTGCGAGCGCCTCGTCCTCCTCGGGGGTCATGGAGTCGTAGCCGATCTCGCCGACGGCGACGACGCGGTCCTTGGCGAGATAGCGGTCGAGTTCGTCGAGGACGGGAGTGCAGCGTGGGTCGTTGGCCTCTTTGGGGTTGAGGGCGATCGTACAGAAGTGCTGGATGCCGAACTGGGCGGCGCGGTACGGCTCCCAGCCCAGCAGCGCGTCGAAGTAGTCGTAGAAACTCTCGGGCGAGGTGCGGGGCTGGCCCTGCCAGAAGGCGGGTTCGACGACCGCGCGCACTCCGGCGGCGTACATCGCCTCGTAGTCGTCGGTGGTGCGGGAGGACATGTGGATGTGGGGGTCGAAGATGCGCACGGGTCAGGCCTCTTCCTCTTCCTCTTCTTCGAGTGCGTGCCGGAGTGCGTCGCCGATGACGTCCGGGAAGGTGCGTACGACGGGCCGGATGTCCTGGGGTACATCCCGTCCGGCGGCGAGCCGTTCGTGCGCGAAGTCGGCGAGCATCCGGGCCAGTTCGCGGTCGGCGCGGGCGGTGAGCCCATGGACGCGGTCGAGCGGGATCTCGCAGAAGACGCACTTCAGTACGGCCTGGCGGTACTCCGGGTCGGGCAGGTACTGGGTGGCGTAGGGGCCGAGGGCGGCCTCGATCAGGGTGGTGTCGTTTCCGCGCAGGGCCTCGCGGACGAGGGGTAGGGCCAGGTCTCCCAGGTCCAGCAGG includes:
- a CDS encoding TatD family hydrolase, translated to MRIFDPHIHMSSRTTDDYEAMYAAGVRAVVEPAFWQGQPRTSPESFYDYFDALLGWEPYRAAQFGIQHFCTIALNPKEANDPRCTPVLDELDRYLAKDRVVAVGEIGYDSMTPEEDEALARQLRLALDHGLPALVHTPHRDKAAGTKRTLDVIRESGIDPALVVLDHLNELTVGMVLDSGCWAGFSIYPRTKMSEDRMVGILKDVGTEHVLVNSAADWGRSDPLKTRKTADAMTAAGFGEDDVDQVMWRNPVAFYGQSGRLELDSTLDEPKPDDRSTFQGNSIRRGGE
- a CDS encoding EboA domain-containing protein produces the protein MVPADPRPILSAGLDASARGWLDEAAAAIAADATTIRRLFPAARRRCGHSRLNDHWTVDEAARAVLLTALPLRGRHLADEVTSLHRHGDPAEQRAVLRTLPLLDLGDLALPLVREALRGNDTTLIEAALGPYATQYLPDPEYRQAVLKCVFCEIPLDRVHGLTARADRELARMLADFAHERLAAGRDVPQDIRPVVRTFPDVIGDALRHALEEEEEEEA